A genome region from Mycobacterium florentinum includes the following:
- a CDS encoding SGNH/GDSL hydrolase family protein: MTVRVPRLSTIALATAGAVASTGTAYLGARNLLVGQATHARTVIPRAWDIPPRADGVYSPGGGPVERWQRGMTADLHLMIFGDSTATGYGCTSAEEVPGVLIARGLAEQTGKRIRLSTKAIVGATSKGVSGQVDAMFVAGSPPDAAVMMIGANDVTALNGISQSARRLGRTVRKLRSRGAVVIIGTCPDLGVISAIPQPLRSLAHARTRQLARAQAAAVRSAGGVPVPLANLLAPQFRATPELMFSADGFHPSPTAYALAAAQLLVALCDALGQQIEGPVLNLAARAETPMVSGGHTPLSAMSRLWRRPAPSEAAPSSN, translated from the coding sequence GTGACCGTGAGGGTGCCGCGTCTTTCGACAATCGCCCTGGCCACGGCGGGCGCAGTCGCCTCGACAGGTACTGCCTATCTGGGCGCGCGTAATCTGCTGGTCGGCCAGGCCACGCACGCGCGCACCGTGATCCCCAGGGCCTGGGACATCCCGCCCCGCGCCGACGGCGTGTACAGCCCGGGCGGCGGGCCGGTGGAACGCTGGCAGCGCGGCATGACCGCGGACCTGCACCTGATGATCTTCGGCGACTCGACCGCCACCGGGTACGGCTGCACAAGCGCCGAAGAGGTGCCGGGCGTGCTGATCGCGCGCGGCCTGGCCGAGCAGACCGGCAAACGTATTCGGTTGAGCACCAAGGCCATTGTCGGCGCCACCTCGAAGGGCGTCAGCGGGCAGGTCGACGCGATGTTCGTGGCCGGGTCGCCGCCGGATGCGGCCGTGATGATGATCGGCGCCAACGACGTGACCGCCCTCAACGGGATCAGCCAGTCCGCGCGACGGCTTGGCCGTACGGTGCGCAAGTTGCGTTCGCGTGGCGCCGTGGTGATCATCGGCACCTGCCCGGATCTGGGGGTGATCTCCGCGATCCCCCAGCCGCTGCGATCGCTGGCACACGCGCGGACCAGGCAGCTGGCCCGCGCCCAGGCCGCCGCGGTGCGATCCGCGGGCGGGGTGCCGGTGCCGTTGGCGAACCTGCTGGCCCCCCAATTCCGGGCCACTCCCGAGCTGATGTTCTCGGCCGACGGCTTCCACCCCTCGCCGACCGCGTACGCCCTGGCCGCCGCGCAGCTGCTGGTGGCGCTCTGCGATGCGCTGGGCCAACAGATCGAGGGCCCGGTGCTGAACCTGGCCGCCCGCGCCGAGACGCCCATGGTCAGCGGGGGTCACACGCCGCTCAGTGCCATGTCGCGGCTGTGGCGGCGTCCGGCGCCCAGCGAGGCCGCCCCGTCGTCGAACTGA
- a CDS encoding alpha/beta hydrolase: MTAPGKVSGAPRNAAHLRDLLKSRRAEARKFAISDGAPVEVLESGPSVQGRVATLASRVTIRPILTAGSYAPTLPWPWGLIDLAAKALLPASATVRQTVKLPNASAQLVRAPGVLPADGTRRVVVYFHGGAFLTCGANSHGRVVEDISKFADSPVLVVNYRLLPKHSIGMAVQDCHDAYRWLRRRGYEPDQIVLAGDSAGGYLALTLAQRLQSEGEEPAALVAISPLLQLAKEYKQTHPNIKTDAMFSAKAFDALVELVASAAEKNNVDGKAEEIYEPLEHIKPGLPRTLIHVSGSEVLLHDARLAASRLAAVGVPAEVRVWPGQVHDFQLAAPLVPEAVRSLRQIGEYIREATG, translated from the coding sequence ATGACCGCACCTGGCAAGGTTTCCGGTGCACCCCGGAATGCCGCCCACCTTCGTGACCTGCTGAAGTCACGCAGGGCCGAGGCGCGCAAGTTCGCGATCAGCGACGGCGCCCCTGTCGAGGTTCTCGAATCCGGTCCCAGCGTCCAGGGGCGAGTAGCCACACTGGCTTCGCGCGTGACGATCCGGCCGATTTTGACGGCCGGCAGCTACGCGCCCACCCTGCCCTGGCCCTGGGGTCTGATCGACCTCGCGGCCAAGGCGCTGCTGCCCGCGTCGGCGACCGTGCGGCAGACTGTGAAGTTGCCGAATGCGTCGGCACAATTGGTCCGCGCCCCCGGAGTGTTGCCCGCGGATGGCACCCGGCGGGTGGTGGTCTACTTCCACGGCGGTGCATTCCTTACCTGCGGAGCAAACTCTCACGGCCGGGTGGTCGAAGACATCTCGAAGTTTGCTGACTCACCGGTCTTGGTGGTCAATTACCGGCTCTTGCCCAAGCATTCGATCGGCATGGCGGTGCAAGACTGTCACGACGCCTACCGATGGTTGCGGCGGCGCGGCTATGAACCGGACCAGATTGTTCTCGCCGGCGATTCGGCGGGCGGGTATCTCGCGCTGACCCTCGCGCAACGGCTGCAGTCCGAAGGTGAGGAGCCGGCGGCGCTGGTCGCGATCTCGCCACTGCTACAGCTAGCAAAGGAATACAAGCAAACACATCCTAATATCAAGACCGATGCGATGTTCTCGGCGAAGGCATTCGACGCGCTCGTCGAATTGGTTGCTAGCGCGGCCGAGAAGAACAACGTCGACGGCAAGGCCGAGGAGATTTACGAACCCCTGGAGCACATCAAGCCCGGCCTTCCGCGCACGCTGATCCACGTGTCGGGATCCGAGGTGCTGCTGCACGACGCGCGGTTAGCGGCGAGCAGGCTCGCGGCCGTCGGTGTGCCGGCCGAGGTTCGTGTCTGGCCCGGCCAGGTCCACGACTTCCAGCTTGCGGCGCCGCTGGTGCCCGAGGCGGTCCGTTCGCTGCGCCAAATCGGGGAGTACATCCGCGAAGCCACCGGTTAG
- a CDS encoding acetyl-CoA C-acetyltransferase, translating into MPEAVIVSAARSPIGRAMKGSLVSMRPDDLAAQMVRAALDKVPALNPHQIDDLMLGCGQPGGESGFNLARVVAVELGYDFLPGTTVNRYCSSSLQTSRMAFHAIKAGEGDVFISAGVETVSRFAKGSADSWPDTKNELFNEAQERSAAAAGGADEWHDPRADENLPDVYIAMGQTAENVALLTGVSREDQDHWGVRSQNRAEEAIKSGFFEREITPVKLPDGTTVSTDDGPRPGTTYEKISELKPVFRPNGTVTAGNACPLNDGAAALVIMSDTKAKELGLTPLARIVSTGVSGLSPEIMGLGPIEASKKALARAGMSINDIDLYEINEAFAVQVLGSARELGMDEDKLNVSGGAIALGHPFGMTGARIATTLINNLQTHDKTFGLETMCVGGGQGMAMVIERLS; encoded by the coding sequence ATGCCCGAAGCCGTCATCGTCTCCGCCGCCCGCTCGCCGATCGGACGGGCCATGAAGGGCTCGCTGGTCAGCATGCGGCCCGACGACCTGGCCGCCCAGATGGTGCGCGCCGCGCTCGACAAGGTCCCCGCGCTCAACCCGCATCAGATCGACGACCTGATGCTGGGCTGCGGCCAGCCCGGCGGTGAGTCCGGATTCAACCTGGCGCGCGTCGTCGCCGTCGAACTGGGCTACGACTTCCTGCCCGGCACCACCGTCAACCGGTATTGCTCGTCATCGCTGCAGACCAGCCGGATGGCGTTCCACGCGATCAAGGCGGGCGAGGGCGACGTGTTCATCTCGGCGGGTGTGGAGACCGTGTCCCGCTTCGCCAAGGGCAGCGCCGACTCGTGGCCGGACACCAAGAATGAGCTGTTCAACGAGGCGCAGGAGCGCTCCGCGGCCGCGGCCGGTGGCGCCGACGAGTGGCACGACCCCCGCGCCGACGAGAACCTTCCCGACGTCTACATCGCGATGGGGCAGACCGCGGAGAACGTCGCGCTGCTGACCGGCGTCAGCCGCGAAGACCAGGATCACTGGGGAGTGCGCAGCCAGAACCGCGCCGAGGAAGCGATCAAGAGCGGGTTCTTCGAGCGTGAGATCACGCCGGTCAAACTGCCCGACGGCACCACGGTGAGCACCGACGACGGGCCGCGGCCCGGCACCACGTACGAGAAGATCAGCGAGCTCAAGCCGGTCTTTCGGCCCAACGGCACGGTGACCGCGGGCAACGCCTGTCCGCTCAACGACGGCGCGGCGGCGCTGGTCATCATGAGCGACACCAAGGCCAAGGAGCTGGGCCTGACGCCGCTGGCCCGCATCGTGTCCACCGGTGTAAGCGGCCTATCCCCCGAGATCATGGGGCTGGGCCCGATCGAGGCGTCCAAGAAGGCGCTGGCCCGGGCCGGCATGTCGATCAACGACATCGACCTCTACGAGATCAACGAGGCCTTCGCGGTCCAGGTGCTGGGCTCGGCCCGCGAGCTGGGCATGGACGAGGACAAGCTGAACGTCTCCGGTGGTGCGATCGCGCTGGGCCACCCGTTCGGCATGACCGGCGCCCGGATCGCCACGACGCTGATCAACAACCTGCAGACCCACGACAAGACGTTCGGTCTGGAGACCATGTGCGTCGGCGGCGGCCAGGGCATGGCGATGGTGATCGAGCGGCTCAGCTAG